In Vigna unguiculata cultivar IT97K-499-35 chromosome 3, ASM411807v1, whole genome shotgun sequence, a single genomic region encodes these proteins:
- the LOC114176852 gene encoding peroxidase N, translated as MKKSCGLRGYHLCLINMFMLLLVARSQLTSDFYSSSCPSLSKIVRREVQKALMNEMRMAASLIRLHFHDCFVNGCDGSILLDGGDDAEKSAIPNRNSVRGYEVVDTIKSSVESACSGVVSCADILAIAARDSVLLSGGPSWKVLLGRRDGTVSNGTLANSALPSPFEPLDSIIAKFADAGLNLTDVVSLSGAHTIGRARCTFFSNRLSNFSGTGAPDTTLDTAMLSDLQSLCQNGDGNQTAVLDRNSSDLFDNHYFKNLVSGKGLLSSDQILFSSDEANSTSKPLVESYISNSGLFFGDFANSMIKMGNINPKTGSDGEIRKNCRVINS; from the exons ATGAAGAAGTCGTGTGGTTTGAGAGGTTACCACCTTTGTCTAATCAATATGTTCATGTTGCTTTTGGTAGCAAGGTCCCAACTGACATCAGATTTCTATAGCTCATCATGTCCTAGCCTTTCCAAAATAGTAAGGAGAGAGGTTCAAAAAGCTCTCATGAATGAGATGCGAATGGCTGCTTCTTTGATTCGCCTTCACTTTCATGATTGCTTTGTCAAC GGTTGTGATGGATCAATACTCCTAGATGGTGGTGATGATGCAGAGAAGTCTGCTATTCCTAACAGGAACTCTGTTAGAGGATATGAAGTTGTAGATACAATCAAAAGTTCAGTGGAGAGTGCATGCAGTGGGGTCGTTTCCTGTGCTGATATACTAGCCATCGCTGCCAGAGATTCTGTGCTCCTA AGTGGTGGACCTTCTTGGAAGGTTTTGCTAGGACGAAGAGATGGAACAGTATCAAACGGGACACTGGCAAATAGTGCTCTTCCTTCACCATTTGAGCCATTGGATTCCATCATTGCAAAGTTTGCTGATGCAGGCCTTAATCTCACAGATGTTGTTTCTTTATCAG GTGCCCACACCATTGGCCGAGCAAGGTGTACATTTTTTAGCAATAGATTGTCGAACTTCTCAGGAACAGGTGCACCAGACACTACACTAGACACTGCCATGCTCTCTGACCTGCAGAGTTTGTGTCAAAATGGTGATGGAAACCAAACTGCAGTTCTTGATAGAAACTCATCGGATCTATTTGACAACCACTACTTCAAGAACTTGGTCAGTGGAAAGGGACTTCTCAGTTCTGACCAGATTCTGTTTTCTAGTGATGAGGCTAATTCAACCTCTAAACCTTTGGTGGAAAGCTATATCAGCAATAGTGGCCTCTTCTTCGGGGACTTTGCCAATTCTATGATAAAAATGGGGAACATAAATCCAAAGACTGGGTCCGATGGAGAGATTAGGAAGAACTGCAGAGTGATAAATTCCTAG